In Lentilitoribacter sp. Alg239-R112, the following proteins share a genomic window:
- a CDS encoding TerC family protein, with protein MLELIIDYSQIIIADLILSGDNALVIGMAAAGLSPELRKKAILYGMIIAAVMRIVFAVIATSLLDVPGILFIGALLLFWVCWTLFKEIREGQSEEAEDAMEIADNLEAGYTGAPRRTMFSALVSITIADVSMSLDNVLAVAAIADGNTTTLVFGLGLAIILMAFAATLIMKLLAKYPWISWLGLIVLLYVAGEMMKRGIFDAPNGVGHLLGIL; from the coding sequence ATGCTTGAACTTATCATTGATTACAGTCAAATTATTATTGCTGATTTGATCTTATCAGGCGACAATGCCTTGGTCATTGGAATGGCGGCAGCTGGCCTTTCGCCGGAATTGCGTAAGAAAGCAATTCTTTATGGCATGATTATTGCTGCTGTTATGCGTATCGTTTTTGCAGTTATTGCAACCAGCCTTCTTGATGTTCCGGGCATATTGTTTATTGGTGCCTTGCTGCTATTTTGGGTATGCTGGACCCTTTTCAAAGAAATCAGAGAAGGACAATCTGAAGAAGCAGAGGACGCGATGGAAATCGCAGACAATCTGGAGGCAGGATATACTGGCGCGCCGCGCCGTACAATGTTCTCGGCACTTGTCTCCATCACGATCGCTGACGTTTCGATGTCACTTGATAATGTTCTTGCGGTTGCAGCAATTGCAGATGGAAATACTACAACGCTCGTGTTTGGTCTTGGTCTGGCAATTATCCTCATGGCATTTGCTGCCACACTTATTATGAAATTACTTGCAAAGTACCCCTGGATTTCATGGCTGGGCCTTATCGTTCTGCTCTATGTAGCGGGCGAAATGATGAAACGTGGAATATTTGATGCACCGAACGGGGTCGGTCATTTGTTAGGTATCCTTTAA
- a CDS encoding SDR family oxidoreductase: MNTSDQLFDVSGKVVCVTGASSGICRHTATMLANRGAKVVGVARRADQLEAWENETDGQTASLAFDLSDKCRMGELAQLVSKPFGAPDILINGAGINTRTSADEVTEEIWDLTQSVNLAAPFFLSQKLVPAMKAKGWGRIINFASLQSFRAFPNGISYGSAKGAVAQMTRAMSEAWSKDGINTNAIGPGFFKTELTAKVFDDPERANRNAEQTCIGRNGEMADLDGPVLFLSSDASAYITGQILMVDGGFTAK; this comes from the coding sequence GTGAACACAAGCGATCAATTGTTTGATGTTTCAGGCAAAGTTGTCTGCGTAACAGGAGCAAGCTCAGGCATTTGTCGTCATACGGCGACAATGCTTGCTAATCGCGGCGCCAAAGTAGTAGGCGTCGCACGCAGGGCAGACCAACTTGAAGCTTGGGAAAATGAAACCGACGGACAGACCGCATCTCTTGCGTTTGATCTGTCTGACAAATGCAGAATGGGGGAACTGGCACAACTTGTTTCCAAACCATTTGGAGCACCTGATATATTAATAAATGGTGCGGGCATTAACACCCGCACATCTGCGGATGAAGTCACTGAAGAAATTTGGGACTTAACACAGTCCGTAAACTTAGCTGCCCCATTTTTCCTCAGTCAGAAACTTGTGCCAGCTATGAAAGCAAAAGGCTGGGGCCGCATCATAAATTTTGCGTCCCTACAAAGTTTTCGCGCATTTCCAAATGGTATTTCTTATGGATCAGCGAAAGGTGCTGTTGCGCAGATGACCCGCGCAATGTCTGAAGCTTGGTCAAAAGATGGTATCAATACGAATGCGATTGGACCTGGTTTTTTTAAAACAGAATTGACTGCAAAGGTTTTTGACGATCCCGAACGAGCTAACCGCAATGCGGAACAAACATGTATTGGCCGTAATGGCGAAATGGCTGACCTTGACGGCCCAGTCCTCTTCTTAAGTTCCGATGCTTCAGCATATATAACCGGGCAAATACTGATGGTTGATGGGGGATTTACCGCAAAATGA
- a CDS encoding IclR family transcriptional regulator, translating into MNEENRIPTNLRTLMILEIMGRSESAMTPTQINAELGLPKQTVHRLCTTLENEGYLVREADGKRLRPSRKLRLIANGLLHASRFHITRHQILVDVANKVQETVNMVVPEETGMNYIDRVETDWPFRIQLPVGSNVPFHCTASGKTFMASMPKSKREQFVAGLKLKKWTDKTHQTAASLLEDLKQTRKRGYAIDDEEFMDDMVAIAVPVTDAKGRFVASLAFHGPIQRISIDEMISRKQHLFDGAVALSTALFDD; encoded by the coding sequence GTGAACGAGGAAAATCGAATTCCGACGAATTTACGCACGCTTATGATTTTGGAAATCATGGGACGGAGCGAAAGTGCTATGACACCAACGCAGATTAATGCTGAGTTAGGCTTGCCAAAACAAACAGTTCATCGTCTTTGTACGACGTTGGAGAATGAGGGTTATCTCGTGCGTGAGGCTGACGGTAAGCGTTTGCGCCCTTCAAGAAAACTTCGCTTAATTGCAAATGGTTTGCTGCATGCATCACGTTTTCATATTACTCGTCATCAGATTCTGGTGGATGTTGCAAATAAGGTGCAAGAAACTGTGAACATGGTCGTGCCTGAAGAAACAGGCATGAATTATATTGATCGTGTGGAAACCGATTGGCCATTTCGTATCCAGCTACCTGTTGGATCAAACGTGCCTTTTCATTGCACGGCAAGTGGTAAGACCTTTATGGCGAGTATGCCTAAATCAAAACGTGAACAATTTGTTGCTGGATTAAAGCTAAAAAAATGGACTGATAAAACACATCAGACTGCTGCGTCTTTGTTGGAGGATTTAAAGCAAACACGCAAGCGTGGATATGCCATCGATGATGAGGAGTTTATGGATGACATGGTCGCTATCGCAGTACCTGTCACGGATGCGAAAGGGCGTTTTGTTGCATCGCTTGCTTTCCATGGACCGATACAGAGAATATCAATTGATGAGATGATATCCCGAAAGCAGCATTTATTCGATGGGGCCGTGGCGCTTTCTACAGCGCTTTTCGATGATTAA
- a CDS encoding alcohol dehydrogenase catalytic domain-containing protein → MKALVYTSEKTLEYRETPNPETVDNDVLIKVESVGLCGSDMHAFLGHDERRPAPLILGHEAAGTIVSGPDSGKRVTVNPLVTCGTCDNCKNGRGNICANRQIISMPPREGAFAEYISMPMQNLVEVPDNVSFDQAALCEPIACGWHAVRLAERVLTSSHENTSALAIGGGAIGLGAALSLKANGYQDVVIVEANEKRRNFITEKTDFKVVAPAGLTEDQCFDLIIDGVGIKPTREMACRVAKPGGVIAHIGLGDSQDGLDIRRMTLQEISFIGCYTYTHEHFCETAEAIFNGGLGSLDWVEFRNLNDGQSAFEDILAGNVCAPKIVLKP, encoded by the coding sequence ATGAAGGCACTAGTCTATACGAGCGAAAAAACACTTGAATATCGTGAAACGCCAAACCCTGAAACCGTTGACAACGACGTTCTCATTAAGGTCGAAAGTGTTGGTCTGTGTGGGTCAGATATGCATGCTTTTCTTGGCCACGATGAACGACGTCCCGCCCCATTAATCCTGGGTCATGAAGCGGCTGGAACGATTGTATCCGGCCCCGATAGTGGCAAGCGCGTAACCGTTAACCCGCTTGTGACTTGCGGCACTTGCGATAATTGTAAAAATGGACGCGGAAATATTTGCGCTAACAGGCAGATCATATCTATGCCACCACGCGAGGGTGCTTTCGCAGAATACATATCTATGCCTATGCAAAACCTCGTCGAAGTTCCAGACAATGTTTCATTCGATCAAGCTGCATTATGCGAACCAATTGCCTGCGGTTGGCATGCAGTTCGCTTGGCAGAACGCGTTCTAACATCCTCACATGAAAACACGAGCGCACTAGCTATCGGCGGCGGCGCAATTGGTTTGGGAGCAGCTTTGAGTCTAAAAGCAAATGGCTACCAGGATGTAGTTATTGTCGAAGCAAATGAAAAACGTCGTAATTTTATAACTGAAAAGACTGATTTCAAAGTTGTTGCGCCTGCTGGACTAACCGAAGATCAATGTTTTGACTTGATTATTGATGGTGTTGGCATCAAGCCGACACGGGAGATGGCCTGCCGTGTTGCCAAACCAGGCGGTGTGATTGCCCATATTGGTTTAGGCGACAGTCAAGATGGTCTTGATATCAGACGCATGACTCTGCAAGAGATTTCATTCATTGGATGTTATACCTATACACACGAACATTTTTGCGAGACAGCCGAAGCAATCTTTAATGGTGGTTTAGGGTCACTCGACTGGGTTGAATTTCGCAACTTAAATGACGGGCAATCTGCCTTTGAGGATATTCTTGCTGGCAATGTTTGCGCACCAAAAATTGTTCTCAAGCCTTAG
- the hisD gene encoding histidinol dehydrogenase: protein MARTYLKKADLTSSSDAGDVRATVQQVLDDIEKGGDKTALEYAKKFDKYEGTLKLSRADIDAASALVPEKLKRDIQFAHANVKKFAEAQKETLKDISIEVVPGLTAGQKSIPVQAAGCYIPGGRYSHIASAIMTVTTAKVAGVDHIMACSPPRPGVGIAPAIVYAADLCGADTILAMGGIQAIASMTFGLFDLPKADILVGPGNQFVAEAKRILFGRVGIDMFAGPTDSLILADATADADIVAADLVGQAEHGYNSPVWLVTDDKALAEKVMELVPPLIADLPELNSKNAEAAWRDYAEVIVCDNREEMAATSDEYAPEHLTVQAQDLPWWLDRLACYGSLFLGEETTVAFGDKASGTNHVLPTSGAASYTGGLSVHKYMKIVTWQQATREGAKPVAEATARISRLEGMEGHARTADIRLAKYFPNETFDLTSEE, encoded by the coding sequence ATGGCACGTACATATTTAAAGAAAGCAGATCTAACATCATCAAGCGACGCGGGTGACGTTCGCGCAACTGTTCAACAGGTATTGGATGATATCGAAAAGGGCGGTGATAAAACTGCACTCGAATATGCAAAAAAATTCGATAAATATGAAGGTACGCTTAAACTAAGCCGTGCGGATATTGATGCTGCGTCAGCGCTGGTACCAGAAAAACTTAAGCGCGATATCCAGTTTGCCCATGCGAATGTAAAGAAGTTTGCTGAAGCACAAAAAGAAACACTTAAAGATATTTCTATTGAAGTTGTTCCTGGCTTAACCGCAGGGCAAAAAAGTATTCCAGTTCAAGCTGCTGGTTGTTATATTCCAGGTGGTCGATATAGCCACATTGCATCGGCCATTATGACAGTTACAACAGCAAAAGTTGCCGGTGTTGATCATATTATGGCATGCTCCCCCCCTCGCCCAGGCGTTGGTATAGCACCTGCAATTGTCTATGCGGCAGACCTATGTGGTGCAGATACAATTCTGGCAATGGGTGGAATTCAGGCAATTGCGTCGATGACTTTTGGATTGTTTGACTTGCCAAAAGCTGACATTCTGGTCGGTCCAGGCAACCAGTTTGTAGCCGAAGCAAAACGCATTCTGTTCGGCCGCGTTGGCATTGATATGTTTGCAGGTCCTACCGACAGTCTCATTTTGGCGGATGCGACTGCGGATGCTGACATTGTAGCGGCTGATCTGGTTGGACAAGCAGAGCATGGTTACAATTCACCAGTTTGGCTCGTGACCGATGATAAGGCGCTTGCAGAAAAAGTGATGGAACTTGTACCACCGCTTATCGCTGACCTTCCTGAACTCAATAGCAAAAACGCAGAAGCAGCTTGGCGTGATTATGCCGAGGTGATCGTTTGCGATAACCGCGAAGAAATGGCCGCAACAAGTGATGAATATGCCCCCGAGCACTTAACTGTTCAAGCGCAGGATCTCCCTTGGTGGCTCGATCGCCTTGCATGTTATGGTTCACTCTTCCTTGGTGAAGAAACAACAGTTGCATTTGGGGATAAAGCGTCAGGTACAAACCATGTGCTTCCAACATCAGGTGCTGCAAGTTACACTGGTGGTTTGTCTGTTCATAAATATATGAAAATTGTGACGTGGCAGCAGGCAACACGTGAAGGTGCAAAACCAGTTGCCGAAGCAACAGCACGCATATCTCGTCTTGAAGGTATGGAAGGGCATGCTCGTACTGCTGACATCCGCTTGGCGAAATACTTCCCGAACGAAACGTTTGACCTTACGTCTGAGGAATAG
- a CDS encoding FAD-dependent oxidoreductase, with protein sequence MEFDYVVIGAGSAGCAVASRLSENGKYTVAMIEAGGRDTNPWIHIPVGYFKTMNNPNTDWRYKTENDPGINGRSIPWPRGKVLGGSSSINGLLYVRGQAEDYDHWRQLGNEGWAWDDVLPFFKRSESWIGEQKNKDRGENGPLSVSPTRLKRDVVDKWVDAAEAAGYKKNSDYNSGDQEGVGYFQLTMVNGKRCSSAVAYLKPARNRSNLEIITNTQVEKVIIEDGRATGVAAVTRGKKKTIKARREVILSAGAIGSPQILMLSGIGASEELSAVGIETRIELKGVGKNLQDHLQARPVFKTDLSTINIETNNIFKQGMIALEYALKRTGPMAMAASLGTGFLKTDPSLSTPDIQFHIQPFSATNPADGPHKFSAFTASVLQMRPESAGHLQLKSADYRDHPEIHPNYLATQLDQDTIVKGIQIARKIADFEPLKSHVTEEFSPGKEVAFDDYEGTLNWARNTAVTIYHPTGTCKMGPESDKLSVVDARLRVRGIKSLRVADASIMPQIMSGNTNAPCIMIGEKVSDMILEDAANA encoded by the coding sequence TTGGAATTTGATTACGTTGTTATAGGTGCTGGTTCCGCTGGATGTGCAGTTGCGAGCCGACTTTCCGAAAATGGTAAATATACTGTTGCTATGATTGAGGCTGGTGGTCGCGATACGAACCCATGGATCCACATACCAGTTGGGTATTTCAAAACTATGAACAACCCAAATACTGATTGGCGCTACAAAACTGAAAATGACCCTGGTATTAATGGACGATCCATCCCATGGCCCCGCGGTAAAGTGTTGGGTGGCTCTAGTTCCATTAATGGACTTTTGTATGTACGCGGACAGGCCGAAGACTATGATCATTGGCGTCAGCTAGGAAACGAGGGTTGGGCCTGGGACGATGTACTCCCATTCTTTAAACGATCTGAATCGTGGATTGGCGAGCAAAAAAATAAAGACCGTGGTGAAAACGGCCCTCTATCTGTTTCGCCAACTCGTTTAAAACGTGACGTTGTCGATAAATGGGTCGATGCGGCAGAAGCTGCCGGTTATAAAAAGAATTCAGATTATAATAGCGGCGACCAAGAAGGTGTTGGTTATTTCCAACTGACCATGGTCAATGGCAAACGTTGCAGTTCAGCTGTTGCATATCTTAAACCTGCACGAAATCGCTCGAATCTTGAAATTATTACCAATACCCAAGTTGAAAAAGTCATCATCGAAGACGGACGTGCAACAGGTGTAGCTGCAGTTACTCGTGGCAAGAAAAAAACCATCAAGGCACGACGAGAGGTAATTTTATCCGCCGGAGCAATCGGTTCTCCACAAATTTTGATGTTATCCGGCATTGGGGCAAGCGAAGAACTCTCGGCCGTTGGGATTGAGACAAGAATTGAACTCAAGGGGGTTGGCAAAAACCTGCAAGATCATTTGCAAGCACGACCTGTTTTCAAGACCGATCTATCGACAATCAACATCGAGACAAACAACATCTTTAAACAAGGTATGATTGCTCTTGAATACGCACTTAAGCGGACAGGCCCTATGGCAATGGCAGCAAGCCTTGGCACTGGTTTTTTAAAAACAGATCCATCATTATCGACACCGGATATCCAATTCCATATTCAGCCATTTAGTGCAACTAATCCTGCTGATGGGCCACATAAGTTCTCAGCCTTTACAGCTTCTGTGCTGCAAATGCGGCCTGAAAGCGCAGGTCACTTACAGCTTAAGTCTGCCGATTATCGCGACCACCCGGAAATTCATCCGAATTATCTTGCGACACAACTTGACCAAGATACCATTGTAAAAGGCATTCAAATTGCTCGTAAAATTGCGGATTTCGAACCGTTGAAATCTCATGTGACTGAAGAATTTTCCCCCGGTAAAGAAGTCGCATTTGACGATTATGAAGGCACGCTCAATTGGGCTCGCAATACCGCTGTTACAATTTATCACCCAACCGGAACATGCAAAATGGGCCCCGAAAGCGACAAGTTGTCTGTTGTTGATGCACGACTTCGTGTCCGCGGTATTAAAAGTTTACGTGTAGCCGATGCATCCATCATGCCCCAAATCATGTCGGGCAACACGAATGCTCCATGCATTATGATTGGTGAAAAAGTTTCTGACATGATTTTAGAGGACGCTGCGAATGCTTGA